Proteins encoded by one window of Primulina huaijiensis isolate GDHJ02 chromosome 1, ASM1229523v2, whole genome shotgun sequence:
- the LOC140978355 gene encoding uncharacterized protein isoform X1, with translation MSQAGEEEGDEDEECFHESLDRLLSSSNTSCSCSTSTSEPEADHDPNLPDYDEPAPVRNYDVWISHPTSVEERRFLLLRQMGLDGDPSIFRHRSSLSLSSNHLNLLSEKSYIFKHSNSGDYVNYDNGIRISGIIRSKSDGDCNSYETSDVKKSVAGGRGITVKSDSASFMQNYSHTERSSSGHESPGSSTLSPNKPPKGKLKMDCTRNGSCSSLLSVLGNGVGEGVECNGAADINALCMIKNLDNGKKFVVNKVREDGMWEKIKEVGTGRQLTMEEFSSEMCVGTSPIVQELMRRQNVEDGNREGLDPNADGSYGSASKSKKKGNWLRSIKNAANSVVGHKEKRSSDEKDSLSEKAGRRSSSATDDSQDVSFHGPEKIRVRQYGKSVKELSALYKTQELQAHKGSIWTIKFSLDGKYLASAGEDCVILVWGIVETEMKGDFSFDKPEDGNLNILFVHKGLPEPLSPSPNLDDHWEAKKRGRSSVGSKSLSLEQILVPETVFALSEKPICSLQGHLNDVLDLSWSKSQQLLSSSMDKTVRLWDLSSKSCLKIFSHSDFVTCIQFNPVDDRYFISGSLDAKVRIWSIPYHQVVDYSDLHEMVTAACYTPDGKGAFVGSYKGSCRLFNTSENKMQQENQINLQNQKKKFHQKKITGFQFAPGSTSEVFITTADSRIRVLEGVDVVRKFKGFRNTNSQISASLTSNGEYVISASEDSHVYVWRHDGDSQPNRSKGVTETRSYEFFPCQDVSVAIPWPGMPDTWEIHDSCAGMKNSAIDHFEISTANHPATPVEETNGSESSPLTSGCSGNSPLNGTLSSVMNSSLFDRIPVTWVEEKPSSPSKSHSPHVSGDFSAGFTQSRSAWGMVIVTAGLGGEIKTFQNFGLPAGHK, from the exons ATGAGCCAAGCTGGGGAAGAAGAAGGAGACGAAGATGAGGAGTGCTTCCATGAATCCCTCGACCGGCTCCTTTCTTCTTCTAACACTTCTTGCTCTTGCTCCACCTCCACTTCCGAGCCCGAAGCAGATCACGATCCCAACCTCCCCGATTACGATGAACCGGCTCCCGTTCGAAACTACGATGTTTGGATCTCGCACCCTACGTCGGTGGAAGAGCGTCGTTTCCTGCTTCTCCGCCAAATGGGCCTCGATGGCGACCCTTCCATCTTCCGTCATAGGTCCTCCCTCTCTCTCTCGTCCAAtcatttgaatctcttgagtgaGAAATCTTACATTTTTAAACACAGTAATAGTGGCGattatgttaattatgataatGGGATTCGAATATCTGGTATCATTCGATCGAAGTCGGATGGGGACTGCAATTCGTATGAGACTTCGGACGTTAAAAAGTCTGTAGCTGGTGGACGCGGTATTACTGTAAAAAGCGATAGTGCGAGCTTCATGCAAAATTATTCTCATACGGAGAGATCGAGCAGTGGCCATGAATCGCCAGGAAGCAGTACGCTGTCTCCAAACAAACCGCCAAAAGGAAAGCTTAAAATGGATTGTACACGTAATGGGAGCTGCAGTAGCTTGTTGTCCGTGTTGGGGAATGGAGTTGGTGAGGGTGTGGAGTGCAATGGGGCTGCTGATATCAATGCCCTGTGTATGATAAAGAATCTAGATAACGGGAAGAAGTTTGTGGTGAATAAGGTGCGTGAGGATGGGATGTGGGAAAAAATCAAGGAAGTGGGAACTGGGCGTCAGTTGACCATGGAGGAGTTCTCATCTGAGATGTGTGTTGGGACTTCTCCGATTGTGCAGGAATTGATGAGGAGACAGAATGTTGAGGATGGAAATAGGGAAGGCTTGGATCCTAATGCTGATGGCAGCTACGGAAGTGCATCTAAGTCAAAGAAGAAAGGGAACTGGTTGAGGAGTATAAAAAATGCAGCAAATTCTGTTGTGGGGCATAAAGAAAAACGAAGTAGTGATGAGAAGGATTCATTGTCTGAGAAGGCCGGGAGGAGATCAAGCTCAGCTACAGATGATAGCCAGGATGTTTCCTTCCATGGCCCGGAGAAGATTCGAGTTAGACAGTATGGGAAGTCTGTTAAAGAACTGTCAGCATTGTACAAAACCCAGGAGTTACAGGCCCACAAAGGATCAATCTGGACAATTAAGTTTAGTTTGGATGGAAAGTATCTAGCTAGTGCTGGTGAGGACTGTGTGATTCTTGTTTGGGGGATTGTGGAAACAGAAATGAAGGGAGATTTCTCATTTGACAAGCCAGAAGATGGAAATCTCAATATTCTGTTTGTACACAAAGGATTACCTGAGCCCTTGTCACCATCACCTAACTTAGATGATCACTGGGAAGCGAAGAAAAGAGGGAGGTCCTCAGTAGGTAGTAAATCTTTGAGTCTTGAACAGATTTTGGTACCGGAGACAGTGTTTGCTCTTTCAGAGAAGCCCATTTGTTCTTTACAAGGACACTTAAACGATGTACTGGACCTTTCGTGGTCCAAGTCTCAG CAACTGCTTTCATCTTCAATGGACAAAACAGTACGGCTCTGGGACTTGTCTAGCAAGTCTTGTTTGAAGATCTTTTCACATAGTGACTTTG TAACCTGCATACAGTTTAATCCTGTTGATGATAGATACTTCATCAGCGGATCTCTTGATGCTAAGGTTCGGATATGGAGCATTCCCTATCACCAAGTTGTTGATTATAGTGATTTGCATGAAATGGTCACTGCAGCTTGTTATACACCGGATGGAAAG GGTGCATTTGTTGGTTCATACAAAGGTAGTTGCCGCTTATTCAACACATCAG AAAATAAAATGCAGCAGGAAAACCAGATCAATCTGCAGAACCAGAAAAAGAAATTTCATCAGAAGAAAATTACTGGTTTCCAG TTTGCTCCTGGAAGTACTTCAGAAGTGTTTATCACAACGGCAGATTCTCGAATTCGGGTCCTAGAAGGTGTTGATGTTGTTCGCAAATTCAAAG GGTTTCGTAATACGAACAGCCAGATTTCAGCATCCCTCACTTCTAACGGGGAGTATGTAATCTCTGCCAGTGAAGATTCTCATGTTTATGTATGGCGACACGATGGTGACTCTCAACCAAACAGAAGTAAAGGTGTTACAGAGACTCGATCATATGAGTTTTTTCCTTGTCAAGATGTATCCGTGGCTATCCCTTGGCCTGGCATGCCGGACACTTGGGAGATTCACGATTCTTGTGCCGGCATGAAAAATAGTGCCATCGATCATTTTGAGATCTCAACAGCTAACCATCCTGCTACACCAGTCGAAGAAACTAATGGCAGTGAGAGCTCCCCATTAACGTCTGGATGCAGTGGTAATAGCCCTCTCAATGGAACTCTATCGAGTGTTATGAATAGCTCTCTGTTTGATAGAATACCAGTAACATGGGTAGAGGAAAAACCAAGCTCACCTTCCAAGAGCCATAGTCCTCATGTAAGCGGGGACTTCTCCGCTGGGTTTACTCAGAGCAGGTCAGCTTGGGGAATGGTAATAGTTACTGCTGGCCTAGGAGGAGAAATCAAAACGTTCCAGAACTTTGGATTGCCTGCCGGACACAAGTGA
- the LOC140978355 gene encoding uncharacterized protein isoform X2: MSQAGEEEGDEDEECFHESLDRLLSSSNTSCSCSTSTSEPEADHDPNLPDYDEPAPVRNYDVWISHPTSVEERRFLLLRQMGLDGDPSIFRHRSSLSLSSNHLNLLSEKSYIFKHSNSGDYVNYDNGIRISGIIRSKSDGDCNSYETSDVKKSVAGGRGITVKSDSASFMQNYSHTERSSSGHESPGSSTLSPNKPPKGKLKMDCTRNGSCSSLLSVLGNGVGEGVECNGAADINALCMIKNLDNGKKFVVNKVREDGMWEKIKEVGTGRQLTMEEFSSEMCVGTSPIVQELMRRQNVEDGNREGLDPNADGSYGSASKSKKKGNWLRSIKNAANSVVGHKEKRSSDEKDSLSEKAGRRSSSATDDSQDVSFHGPEKIRVRQYGKSVKELSALYKTQELQAHKGSIWTIKFSLDGKYLASAGEDCVILVWGIVETEMKGDFSFDKPEDGNLNILFVHKGLPEPLSPSPNLDDHWEAKKRGRSSVGSKSLSLEQILVPETVFALSEKPICSLQGHLNDVLDLSWSKSQQLLSSSMDKTVRLWDLSSKSCLKIFSHSDFVTCIQFNPVDDRYFISGSLDAKVRIWSIPYHQVVDYSDLHEMVTAACYTPDGKGAFVGSYKGSCRLFNTSENKMQQENQINLQNQKKKFHQKKITGFQFAPGSTSEVFITTADSRIRVLEGVDVVRKFKGPFLGGQFNSTVCRKFLKETSRIQALACNLFLMVAFTQSSQWYIFPRSLRLFVERV; the protein is encoded by the exons ATGAGCCAAGCTGGGGAAGAAGAAGGAGACGAAGATGAGGAGTGCTTCCATGAATCCCTCGACCGGCTCCTTTCTTCTTCTAACACTTCTTGCTCTTGCTCCACCTCCACTTCCGAGCCCGAAGCAGATCACGATCCCAACCTCCCCGATTACGATGAACCGGCTCCCGTTCGAAACTACGATGTTTGGATCTCGCACCCTACGTCGGTGGAAGAGCGTCGTTTCCTGCTTCTCCGCCAAATGGGCCTCGATGGCGACCCTTCCATCTTCCGTCATAGGTCCTCCCTCTCTCTCTCGTCCAAtcatttgaatctcttgagtgaGAAATCTTACATTTTTAAACACAGTAATAGTGGCGattatgttaattatgataatGGGATTCGAATATCTGGTATCATTCGATCGAAGTCGGATGGGGACTGCAATTCGTATGAGACTTCGGACGTTAAAAAGTCTGTAGCTGGTGGACGCGGTATTACTGTAAAAAGCGATAGTGCGAGCTTCATGCAAAATTATTCTCATACGGAGAGATCGAGCAGTGGCCATGAATCGCCAGGAAGCAGTACGCTGTCTCCAAACAAACCGCCAAAAGGAAAGCTTAAAATGGATTGTACACGTAATGGGAGCTGCAGTAGCTTGTTGTCCGTGTTGGGGAATGGAGTTGGTGAGGGTGTGGAGTGCAATGGGGCTGCTGATATCAATGCCCTGTGTATGATAAAGAATCTAGATAACGGGAAGAAGTTTGTGGTGAATAAGGTGCGTGAGGATGGGATGTGGGAAAAAATCAAGGAAGTGGGAACTGGGCGTCAGTTGACCATGGAGGAGTTCTCATCTGAGATGTGTGTTGGGACTTCTCCGATTGTGCAGGAATTGATGAGGAGACAGAATGTTGAGGATGGAAATAGGGAAGGCTTGGATCCTAATGCTGATGGCAGCTACGGAAGTGCATCTAAGTCAAAGAAGAAAGGGAACTGGTTGAGGAGTATAAAAAATGCAGCAAATTCTGTTGTGGGGCATAAAGAAAAACGAAGTAGTGATGAGAAGGATTCATTGTCTGAGAAGGCCGGGAGGAGATCAAGCTCAGCTACAGATGATAGCCAGGATGTTTCCTTCCATGGCCCGGAGAAGATTCGAGTTAGACAGTATGGGAAGTCTGTTAAAGAACTGTCAGCATTGTACAAAACCCAGGAGTTACAGGCCCACAAAGGATCAATCTGGACAATTAAGTTTAGTTTGGATGGAAAGTATCTAGCTAGTGCTGGTGAGGACTGTGTGATTCTTGTTTGGGGGATTGTGGAAACAGAAATGAAGGGAGATTTCTCATTTGACAAGCCAGAAGATGGAAATCTCAATATTCTGTTTGTACACAAAGGATTACCTGAGCCCTTGTCACCATCACCTAACTTAGATGATCACTGGGAAGCGAAGAAAAGAGGGAGGTCCTCAGTAGGTAGTAAATCTTTGAGTCTTGAACAGATTTTGGTACCGGAGACAGTGTTTGCTCTTTCAGAGAAGCCCATTTGTTCTTTACAAGGACACTTAAACGATGTACTGGACCTTTCGTGGTCCAAGTCTCAG CAACTGCTTTCATCTTCAATGGACAAAACAGTACGGCTCTGGGACTTGTCTAGCAAGTCTTGTTTGAAGATCTTTTCACATAGTGACTTTG TAACCTGCATACAGTTTAATCCTGTTGATGATAGATACTTCATCAGCGGATCTCTTGATGCTAAGGTTCGGATATGGAGCATTCCCTATCACCAAGTTGTTGATTATAGTGATTTGCATGAAATGGTCACTGCAGCTTGTTATACACCGGATGGAAAG GGTGCATTTGTTGGTTCATACAAAGGTAGTTGCCGCTTATTCAACACATCAG AAAATAAAATGCAGCAGGAAAACCAGATCAATCTGCAGAACCAGAAAAAGAAATTTCATCAGAAGAAAATTACTGGTTTCCAG TTTGCTCCTGGAAGTACTTCAGAAGTGTTTATCACAACGGCAGATTCTCGAATTCGGGTCCTAGAAGGTGTTGATGTTGTTCGCAAATTCAAAG GTCCATTTCTGGGAGGTCAATTTAATAGTACAGTATGCAGAAAATTTCTAAAGGAAACTTCCCGAATCCAGGCTTTGGCatgcaatttatttttaatggttGCATTTACCCAATCCTCACAATGGTATATATTTCCAAGATCTTTGAGACTTTTTGTAGAAAGAGTTTAA
- the LOC140978355 gene encoding uncharacterized protein isoform X3: MSQAGEEEGDEDEECFHESLDRLLSSSNTSCSCSTSTSEPEADHDPNLPDYDEPAPVRNYDVWISHPTSVEERRFLLLRQMGLDGDPSIFRHRSSLSLSSNHLNLLSEKSYIFKHSNSGDYVNYDNGIRISGIIRSKSDGDCNSYETSDVKKSVAGGRGITVKSDSASFMQNYSHTERSSSGHESPGSSTLSPNKPPKGKLKMDCTRNGSCSSLLSVLGNGVGEGVECNGAADINALCMIKNLDNGKKFVVNKVREDGMWEKIKEVGTGRQLTMEEFSSEMCVGTSPIVQELMRRQNVEDGNREGLDPNADGSYGSASKSKKKGNWLRSIKNAANSVVGHKEKRSSDEKDSLSEKAGRRSSSATDDSQDVSFHGPEKIRVRQYGKSVKELSALYKTQELQAHKGSIWTIKFSLDGKYLASAGEDCVILVWGIVETEMKGDFSFDKPEDGNLNILFVHKGLPEPLSPSPNLDDHWEAKKRGRSSVGSKSLSLEQILVPETVFALSEKPICSLQGHLNDVLDLSWSKSQQLLSSSMDKTVRLWDLSSKSCLKIFSHSDFVTCIQFNPVDDRYFISGSLDAKVRIWSIPYHQVVDYSDLHEMVTAACYTPDGKGAFVGSYKGSCRLFNTSENKMQQENQINLQNQKKKFHQKKITGFQFAPGSTSEVFITTADSRIRVLEGVDVVRKFKVSSVL, translated from the exons ATGAGCCAAGCTGGGGAAGAAGAAGGAGACGAAGATGAGGAGTGCTTCCATGAATCCCTCGACCGGCTCCTTTCTTCTTCTAACACTTCTTGCTCTTGCTCCACCTCCACTTCCGAGCCCGAAGCAGATCACGATCCCAACCTCCCCGATTACGATGAACCGGCTCCCGTTCGAAACTACGATGTTTGGATCTCGCACCCTACGTCGGTGGAAGAGCGTCGTTTCCTGCTTCTCCGCCAAATGGGCCTCGATGGCGACCCTTCCATCTTCCGTCATAGGTCCTCCCTCTCTCTCTCGTCCAAtcatttgaatctcttgagtgaGAAATCTTACATTTTTAAACACAGTAATAGTGGCGattatgttaattatgataatGGGATTCGAATATCTGGTATCATTCGATCGAAGTCGGATGGGGACTGCAATTCGTATGAGACTTCGGACGTTAAAAAGTCTGTAGCTGGTGGACGCGGTATTACTGTAAAAAGCGATAGTGCGAGCTTCATGCAAAATTATTCTCATACGGAGAGATCGAGCAGTGGCCATGAATCGCCAGGAAGCAGTACGCTGTCTCCAAACAAACCGCCAAAAGGAAAGCTTAAAATGGATTGTACACGTAATGGGAGCTGCAGTAGCTTGTTGTCCGTGTTGGGGAATGGAGTTGGTGAGGGTGTGGAGTGCAATGGGGCTGCTGATATCAATGCCCTGTGTATGATAAAGAATCTAGATAACGGGAAGAAGTTTGTGGTGAATAAGGTGCGTGAGGATGGGATGTGGGAAAAAATCAAGGAAGTGGGAACTGGGCGTCAGTTGACCATGGAGGAGTTCTCATCTGAGATGTGTGTTGGGACTTCTCCGATTGTGCAGGAATTGATGAGGAGACAGAATGTTGAGGATGGAAATAGGGAAGGCTTGGATCCTAATGCTGATGGCAGCTACGGAAGTGCATCTAAGTCAAAGAAGAAAGGGAACTGGTTGAGGAGTATAAAAAATGCAGCAAATTCTGTTGTGGGGCATAAAGAAAAACGAAGTAGTGATGAGAAGGATTCATTGTCTGAGAAGGCCGGGAGGAGATCAAGCTCAGCTACAGATGATAGCCAGGATGTTTCCTTCCATGGCCCGGAGAAGATTCGAGTTAGACAGTATGGGAAGTCTGTTAAAGAACTGTCAGCATTGTACAAAACCCAGGAGTTACAGGCCCACAAAGGATCAATCTGGACAATTAAGTTTAGTTTGGATGGAAAGTATCTAGCTAGTGCTGGTGAGGACTGTGTGATTCTTGTTTGGGGGATTGTGGAAACAGAAATGAAGGGAGATTTCTCATTTGACAAGCCAGAAGATGGAAATCTCAATATTCTGTTTGTACACAAAGGATTACCTGAGCCCTTGTCACCATCACCTAACTTAGATGATCACTGGGAAGCGAAGAAAAGAGGGAGGTCCTCAGTAGGTAGTAAATCTTTGAGTCTTGAACAGATTTTGGTACCGGAGACAGTGTTTGCTCTTTCAGAGAAGCCCATTTGTTCTTTACAAGGACACTTAAACGATGTACTGGACCTTTCGTGGTCCAAGTCTCAG CAACTGCTTTCATCTTCAATGGACAAAACAGTACGGCTCTGGGACTTGTCTAGCAAGTCTTGTTTGAAGATCTTTTCACATAGTGACTTTG TAACCTGCATACAGTTTAATCCTGTTGATGATAGATACTTCATCAGCGGATCTCTTGATGCTAAGGTTCGGATATGGAGCATTCCCTATCACCAAGTTGTTGATTATAGTGATTTGCATGAAATGGTCACTGCAGCTTGTTATACACCGGATGGAAAG GGTGCATTTGTTGGTTCATACAAAGGTAGTTGCCGCTTATTCAACACATCAG AAAATAAAATGCAGCAGGAAAACCAGATCAATCTGCAGAACCAGAAAAAGAAATTTCATCAGAAGAAAATTACTGGTTTCCAG TTTGCTCCTGGAAGTACTTCAGAAGTGTTTATCACAACGGCAGATTCTCGAATTCGGGTCCTAGAAGGTGTTGATGTTGTTCGCAAATTCAAAG TTTCTTCAGTGCTGTAG